The DNA sequence AATTAATGAAAAAAGTATATTTTTATGCGACTTGCTTAGGCACAGCAGCTATGCAAGATACAATTTTAAATGCTTTAAAACTTTTACGTTTAGAAGGAATTGAAGTTATATTTAAGAAAAAACAGACTTGTTGCTCTCAACCTTCTTTTAATTCAGGTTATTTTAAAGAGAGTAAAGAAATTGCAATGTATAATGTAAATCTCTTTAATGAACCTTATCCTATCGTTGTACCAAGTGGATCTTGTGCCGGTATGATGGCTCATGATTATCTGGAACTTTTTAAAAATGATCCACAATTTGAAAAAGTAAAAAATTTCAGCCAAAGAGTTATAGAGCTTTCTCAATATCTTGATGAAGTTTTAAATGTAAACTATGAAGATAAGGGGGAACCCGTAAAAATAACATGGCATTCAAATTGTCATGCTTTAAGAGTTCAAAAAAGCATCGATGCAAATAAAAATCTAATTAAAAGGCTTAAAAACGTTGAACTTGTGCCTTTAACCTATGAAGAAGAATGTTGTGGATTTGGTGGAACTTTTTGCGTAAAAGAGCCTGAAATTTCAAATGCTATGGCACAAAGCAAAATCAAAGATATTCAAAATACAGGAGTAAAATATTTGGTTAGCGCAGATGGAGGCTGTTTGCTTAATTTAGGAGGTACTATGAAAAAAATGGGGCTCGATATTAAACCCATTCACCTATATGATTTTTTAATCAAACGTTTGCAAGGAGAAAAACTATGAATGCTAAAATGCCTCATGAGCAAATCGTTCATATCAAACTAAACGATAAACAAATGCAAGAAAATCTTGTTAATGCTATGCATACCTTACAAACCAATCGTTTTAAAGTAATTGATGCTAAATTTAATGATTGGCAAGGCTTAAGATCTAAAGCCAAACAAGCTAAAAACAATGCTTTAATGAATTTAAAAGATCGTTTATTAGAATTTGAAAAAAATGCTACAGCTAATGGAATGATCATACATTGGGCGGATACAAAAGAAGATGCTTGTGAAATTATCTATCAACTTATGCTAGAAAAAAAGATCTCTAAAGTTTTAAAAGGTAAATCAATGGCTAGTGAAGAGATAGGTTTAAATCATTACTTAGAAAATAAAGGAATGAAAGCCATTGAAACTGATTTAGGCGAACTCATTTTACAATTAAATGATGAAGCTCCTGTACATATTGTAGTTCCAGCTATTCATAGAAATCGTTATGAAATAGGAAAAATCTTTAAAGAAAAGCTTAATTCAGAATTAGAAAGTGAGCCAGAAAAACTTAATGCCATAGCAAGAAAGCATTTAAGAGATGAATTTGAAGGTTTAAAATTGGGTCTAAGCGGAGTTAATTTTGCTATGTCTAAAGAAGGTGCTTTTTGGCTCATAGAAAATGAAGGTAATGGTAGGATGTGCACCACAGCTCCTGATATACATATAGCCCTTTGTGGAATAGAAAAAGTTATGGAAACTTTTGAAGATGCAGCTACAATGGTTTCTTTACTTACTCCATCAGCAACTGGACAATTTATACCAACTTACAATAATATCATTACAGGACCAAGAAAAAATGGAGAATTAGACGGTCCTAAAGAGGTACATGTGATATTATTTAATAATAATCGCACTAATATGCTTTCTAATGAAGATTATTATGAAGCTTTAAGATGTATAAGATGTGGTGCTTGTATGAATTTTTGTCCTGTTTATGATCAAATAGGTGGGCACACGTATCAAACAACTTATCCAGGGCCTATAGGAGAAGTTATTAGTCCAAATATCTTTGGTATTGATCATACAGGAGATATTTTAACTTTTTGCTCACTTTGTGGACGCTGTTCGGAGGTTTGTCCTGTTAAAATTCCTTTAGCTGATTTAATTAGAAAATTAAGACGCGATAAAGTAGGACAAGGAGATAATCCACCTATAGGTGCAAATTTAGTTCATCATAATGCCATGGAAGCTTTTGCTTTTTCAAAATTCAAAAGCTTAGCTACTAGCGGTAATTTATGGAGATTTTCTTTATCAA is a window from the Campylobacter sp. RM10537 genome containing:
- a CDS encoding (Fe-S)-binding protein, giving the protein MKKVYFYATCLGTAAMQDTILNALKLLRLEGIEVIFKKKQTCCSQPSFNSGYFKESKEIAMYNVNLFNEPYPIVVPSGSCAGMMAHDYLELFKNDPQFEKVKNFSQRVIELSQYLDEVLNVNYEDKGEPVKITWHSNCHALRVQKSIDANKNLIKRLKNVELVPLTYEEECCGFGGTFCVKEPEISNAMAQSKIKDIQNTGVKYLVSADGGCLLNLGGTMKKMGLDIKPIHLYDFLIKRLQGEKL
- a CDS encoding LutB/LldF family L-lactate oxidation iron-sulfur protein; the encoded protein is MNAKMPHEQIVHIKLNDKQMQENLVNAMHTLQTNRFKVIDAKFNDWQGLRSKAKQAKNNALMNLKDRLLEFEKNATANGMIIHWADTKEDACEIIYQLMLEKKISKVLKGKSMASEEIGLNHYLENKGMKAIETDLGELILQLNDEAPVHIVVPAIHRNRYEIGKIFKEKLNSELESEPEKLNAIARKHLRDEFEGLKLGLSGVNFAMSKEGAFWLIENEGNGRMCTTAPDIHIALCGIEKVMETFEDAATMVSLLTPSATGQFIPTYNNIITGPRKNGELDGPKEVHVILFNNNRTNMLSNEDYYEALRCIRCGACMNFCPVYDQIGGHTYQTTYPGPIGEVISPNIFGIDHTGDILTFCSLCGRCSEVCPVKIPLADLIRKLRRDKVGQGDNPPIGANLVHHNAMEAFAFSKFKSLATSGNLWRFSLSKAHYFNSLLHKFKDSLPVIKNWSAFKELPEIKKDLYKEVEKLQGVIYE